TTGGTGCGCACCGGGCAGGTGGTAGCCCCAACCGTCCTGCGAAAAGAGGTGCCAGCTAATCTCGAAGCAATTTGTTTGAAATGTCTTGAAAAATTACCAGCCAATAGATACTTTAACTCGAAACTGTTAGCGGAAGACTTGACGCGGTGGCTCGGTAACGAGAAGCCACTCGGACCGCCCGGGCGCGTCCGGCGGTTCGGTCGCGGGGTCCGCCGCCGCGGGCGTGCGATCCTGGCAGTGGCGACTGGGGCGATACTGGCGGCCGGGTGGTCGGTCGCGTGGTATGTGGCGGCACCGCCCCCACCGAGGACCGACCCGCCCGAGGTGTTGCGCGAGATCGAAGCGAAACTGGACCGGGGCGAAGAGGTCGAGCTGATCGGGGCGACGGGGATGCCGAAGTGGTATCGCTGGCGAAAGGGAGAAGCGAATTCAAAACTGTCCCTCGGTAAAAATCAGTGCTTCGAGGTGAATACCTTGACTACCGGGATGATCGAACTGCTCCCTGATTCCCGTACCGAGACTTACTCGGTCACAGCCGACCTTCAGCACACCTTCGGTCAGCAGCAAAGCCAGATCGGAATCTATTTTTCCGACCACACGTACCCAGGAGGTGAGTCGCCCCTGCATTTTCACATGCAGCTCCAATTCAACGACTGGTCAACCAACAAGGATTCCCCGAAGTACATCTCCAAGGAAGGCGTGGCCGCCGTCGCCTCAAAAAACACCGCGCATCTGAAACCGCAGTTCGGGTCAGATCCCGGGCGCGACCCGCCCGTCGAAATGACATTCGGCGGGGTCATCGGGGCCGAATTCAAGCCCAGTAACGGGTCGAAATGGCGTCGCCTGGTTATTACCGCGGACCGGACCGGTGTCCGAGTCGACTGGGACGGGGACAAACTGGCCATGACCGAGGCCGGCATAAACAGTACGGTCGGCAGAGAGTTCGCCAAGATTATCAAGAGCCGCATGAAATCCGACGCGTTCGTACAGCAGGCCGATCCCGAGTACAAGCCGCGAGGCGGGCTCGGGCTAAATATCAGAAGATCTACGATAAATATCAAGAATCTTATAATAAGACCATTAAAGCCGGTCAATTAAACACTCTTTACAAGGAGCATCGCCCGTGCCTGACCCCTTTACCCTGTTGGTCCCGCCGCCGTCCGGAACCCCCGCGAACCCCTACACCCTTAACGGCAGCCTCAAACGTATTTTGGTTATCGTGATAGCCGCGGCCAAGGTCGACATCAGCCAATACCCCGTAACGTTGCTGGATTCCAAACAAAACAACGTTGCCGTCACCCAAGTCATCAAGGACAAACATAAGCACAGAACGCACTATCAGTACGTAATAAGAATTGACGCGACCAACGGCTTGACGGCCAGGAACAATTACACGGTCCAGATCGGTTCTCAGTCCGCAACTTTCACGGCCCACGACAAGCGCCGTTCGGTCAGGCATCCGCGTAAGCATTCAAAAGCAACGGCCACACCCGAGAGCACGATCAGGATCGACACCACGTTCTGGATCGACTACCCGTCGGACGGCGATACAGTCGACGGGAGCTACTTCTACTCGTACGGCGAGTTTGAACCGGCGGCATCGCCGGTGGTCGAGGCCCAGATGGACATGCTCGACGATACGACCGCCGCCAACGTCTCCTACGCAGACTATGTTTACTCGGACGGCGCTGATTGGTGCGTCATGTTCCCGACGTTAAACACGACCACGGCCGGACAAAATATGACGGAATACACATTAACGGTATGCAATGCGGTCGACGGTGCCAACCAAGAAACAGATTTGAGCGCGAGCCAAACAGATATTATTATATAATATCTTGTTTGATTGGCGCAAGCAGTGATTGCGGGCGAGTCGGTTTTTCGTCGGCATGACGGGACGTTACTCGAAGAAGAACATGAAGCGTCGCGCATTCTCATTGATTGAGCTACTGGTCGTGATCGCGATTATCGCGATCTTGATCGGGTTGTTACTCTCAGCCGTGCAAAAGGTCCGGGCCGCGGCCGCCCGGGCCAAGTGCATGAACAACCTGAAACAGATGGCGCTCGGGTGTCACGGATATCATGACGCCAACAGTAAATTCCCACCGGGAGCGGTTAGTACGATTCAGGCGTCGGTCCAAGTTTATCTGCTGCCGCACGTCGAACAGCAGGCCAAGTACGATCAGTTCATGAGTCCCACTCCCACCGCCCCTAATTACATTCTTAGCTCGGCGACGTATTATTCGGCCCGGATGGGCGATATTTCGATCTACCTCTGCCCGGCCGACCCGTCCCAGGGAATTTACACCGACCAGGCCGGTTATGCCCCCAATCCGCCCGGCGCTTCCGGGCGGAACAACTATTTCGCGAATGCGGGCACCCACGGTTGGATCCGCGAAATGCAGGTGGCGTTCGTCAAGCCGGTGGCGAATCGGGGGATGTTCGCCTGGGATGTTTACGTCCGATTCGAGGACGTCGTGGACGGTACGAGCAACACGGCTTTTTTTTCCGAGACACTCCGGGCATCCGATCCGTCACACGACACACGGGATCTGTTAGTACTCGCGCCTCCGCTCTGGGGCTCGACTCCGTCTACGAACCCTGGCACCAACCCATATAATCTAATACCGCCCTCACAATGTAGCGGGACGGCTACCAGCGGCAACAATTATACAGGCCTGCGCTACTACGATGGCAGCAACCCCGGTGGGTTCGCATACACCCACACCGTCCCGCCGAATAACACCAGCCGGGACTGTATGCTCCAGGCACCATCCGACCAGTTCCACCTAGCCGCCCGCAGCGCCCACACCGGCGGCGTGAACGTCGTCCTCGTCGACGGTTCCTGCCGCTTCGTCAGCAACAGTATCGACTTCCCGATCTGGCAGGCCATCGGCACGCGGTTTGGTGGAGAACCCCTCTCGCTGAACTAACCCGGGCCTCATCCGCCGCAGCCCGTGCCGCCCACGGCGTCGGCCATCACCTGGAGCTGGATCACGCTCCGGGATTGCTCCTTCTCCAGGTACGCGCGGCCCTTTTTGACGTTGACGTGGTCCCACGGCAGCCGCTCGCCGACTGGCCGCTGGCGGTGGGTGTAGAAGTCCAGGTCGATGCCCAGATCCCGGAACGATTGCCACCAGAGTTCGGGCCGGAAGCACTCCTTCCAGCCGTCCATCCGCGCGCCGCGGCGCCACGCCTCGTACAACCCCGCGGCCACCCGGCGGTCGCCGCGGGTGAGGATGCCTTCGAGCAGGCTCGTCTCGATGTCGTGCTGCTTGACCTTCACGCTCCGCTGCGTCTTCTGGCGGTGCAGGTAGTCGCCGGCCCAGCGGAAGTATTCCCGGGTCTGCATCCCGTTCCACTGATAGGGCGTGTGCGGCTTCGGCACGAAGTTCGACACGGACGCGACCACTTCCTGGTACCGCCCCGTCGCTTCCTTGCTGATCTGGGCGATCGTCTCGGCCATCTCGATGATGCCGTCGAGGTCGACCGTCCGCTCGCCGGGGAGGCCGCAGAGGAAGTACAGCTTCACCTTCTGCCAGCCGTTCTTGAACGCCTCCCGGCAGCCGACGTAGAGGTCTTCGTTCTTGATCTTCTTGCGGATCTGCTCGCGCATGTCGTCCCGGGCGACTTCCGGGGCCAGCGTCAGCCCGCCCTTCCGGACGCCCTTCATGAGGCTCGGCAGCGACCGCAGCTGGTGGTTGATGCGGAGGCTCGGCAGCGAGACGTTCACGCCCAGCGGCATGAACGTCTCGTGCATCCGCTTGACCAGCTCCTCGAAGTGCGGGTAGTCGCTCGTGGAGAGCGAGAGGAGGCTGATCTCGTTCGTGCCGGTGTTCCGGTAGCTCTCCAGCGCGCCCCGAACGATCTCCTCGACCGACCGCAGGCGGAGTGGTCGCTTGATGACCGTCGACTGGCAGAACCGGCACTGGTGCGGGCAGCCGCGCATGATCTCGATGGCGATCCGGTCGTGCGGCGTCTGCACGAACGGGACGACCGGCCTCGTCGGCAGCGGGATCGCCCCGAGGTCGCAGTCGATGGTGCAGGACGCGATCTCGGCCGGCACGTCCGCCCGGGTGCGGTTGACGGCCGCGATGGTGCCGTCGGCGTGGTACTCGTGTTCGTAAAACATGGGCACGTAGACCCACGGGGCCGTCCCCGCGATCTCCGCGAGCATTTCCTGGCGGCGACGGAACGACACGTCGCCGTCCCGCAGCGCCCGCTCCTTGAGCGTCACCCACTGGTTCATGACCCACGGCAGCGACTGCTCGCCGTCGCCGATGACGAACAGGTCGACGAACGGGGCGAGCAGTTCCGGGTTCTGCGCGCCGGGGCCGCCCGCGATCACGAGCGGGTCGGTGACGCGGCGGTCGGTGGAGTAGTGGGGGATGCCGCCGAGGTCGAGCATGGTCAGGACGTTCGTGTACCCGACCTCGTACTGGAGGCTGAACCCGACGACGTCGAACTCGCGGAGCGGGGTGAACGACTCCAGGCCGTAGAGCGGGAGGGCGTTGCCGCGGAGTTCGCGTTCGAAGTCGAGCCAGGGGGTGAACGCCCGCTCGCAGGCCCACTGCGGGTCGTTGTTCATGATCGTGTACAGGACCTGCAAGCCGTGGTGGCTCATGCCGATCGTGTACGCGTCCGGGAAGCAGAGGCAGAGCTTGCCGCGGACCTGCCGGTGGTCCTTCGCGACCGAGTTGAGTTCCCCGCCCGCGTACTGCGCCGGGGTGGTGACGCGCGGCAGGACCCGCATCACGGCGTCGCGGAGGGCGGTGTTGAGCATTGCGGCGAAACCTCGAGTCGTGCGGGCAGAACAATCTCAGTCTAAGGATTATGGCAGAAGTGGGCGGCGGGGAAAGGGCGCGTCGGCCGGAAGAGCGAGAGTATGTAATAGTTTATGAGGCAGCAGAGGAGGAGCCGTCGCTCTGGATCTTGCGGGAAAAGAGTTGTATCGTGCCTTCCCAGTAACCGTTCACGGGGTAAATTGCTTGAAAACAAAGGGTTTTTCGAGTCGATATCGCGTTTTTGGGCCTAAAAATGCGATCGCAAACGCACCAAACCCTTAAAAACCAGGGGTTTGACCCCGTGAACGGTTACCCTTCCCAACCGATTTATAAACTCCACAAAATTAATACTAATTTGCACTTGCAGAAATAATGCCATAATAATCACTCATTCTTAGTATATCCATTGCATTGATGCCTAATTGATAGCCAAGCGCAAACCTCATGCTAGTAGAAAACGAGTTAGTATTATTGAGAAATAATTTGTAAAGTCTGTCGGCAGCTCGCAAAGCTTTTAAGGACACATCCGGATTGGGACAGATTTTGTGATCAATAGGATCTTGCAAGGACAAAATCTTCCACTCCGTAATGCATTCCGATTCTGCGATAAATCGCATCATAGATGCATAAGTGATTAATCGACCGGTAGCTGGGAGATTGTCATTAATAAACTCTACAGTCTTGATAGCTAGAATATTTACCTCAAATGTATTCTGTACGTAAGCTTTTAATTTATCGTCGTACCAAATAGCAATTTCAGGCCGCGGCGCGCTTTGGGACGTCGGGTCAATAAGGAGAGTGTTCTTAACAATTGTTGTCCTTGGTATATATTCTTTGTACTTCTTTTTTCGCTTGCGTTGACTGCAGGACTGGCAGGCCCAATGAAGATTACTCCAATCATACGCAAGCTTTGGCCGCTCAGGGCAGTGCGGAATAAAATGCTCTACAATGCCGTCTTCGTCTATAAGTATTTCGCAATACGAGCATTTACACGAGAACAGTCTTTTTAACGCTTCAACAACATCGGGGTGGCCATATATACTTTTATTGACTTTGCTTGGTCCCTGAGATAATTTATATTTTAATATGTGAAAATATTTCGACGACGACTGCAATACGGCTGGGCATGTTTCGGCTCGGCGGTCAATACTTCTCATGTTGATCTCTAGATAGATAATTTTATTGTAGTCCCGATATCGCGTCGACGATTTCGTCATCGCCGTATAAGCCGATTAACCTTTTGCATTCCGCTTGTAATCCGACACTTCCAAGACTCGATAATTCTCTGTAGATATTGATTGCATCTTGATGGCGATCTTTAGTTTTCAATAAAGCCGTTAGTGTCTCAAGTTTTCCTCCGATTCCTTTGCTCCAATGCGACGGCACTTCAAACACGGCCGTCAGTATATCATCGATCTGCCACGCTTCAAAATTAGTGCTGAATACCTCCCCATCGGGGAACCGAATAACACGACTTGTAGCCCTGGGTAGCGACCTTAATACGAATGGACTGTGAGTTGAAAAGACAAGTGTAATGTTCGGAAACAAAGACACAATAAGTGGAAGAATCTTTTGCTGCCATTGAGGATGCAAATGTGCATCTATTTCGTCTATGAAAACAATGCCGCGCGCATCCAAATTTTCTTTATCTTGTCTCAAAGCAATTGCCATTGCCTGAGCGGTTATAAGCATTACGGTAACCATCACATCCAATTCGCCGCTGGACAGCGCCGACATGCGGGGGTTAAAAACTGGACCTGCTCGCACAAATGGCCATGGTATAACGGTGAGAGGTGTTTCTTCTCCGGTTAACTCGAACAAAACACGTGTAATTATATCTGCACATTGGATAGATAGTTTTCGTTCGGATGTTCTTTCCAACTGCATGGCATAAATAAACTGCTCCAACCCAATCCCCCAGCTTCTCATGCATATCGGCATAAGCCTTTGTCCCCACCATTGATTTGATAGTGGCGGGGCCAATATCATTCCACTATCTTCGTCGTAACTGCCTTTTCGTATCTATCGGCGGGTCGAAATAAAAATACGCTGTCGGATAAGTAGTCATTATACGGATTAAAATTTTTAAGCCAGGAATTTCTAAATACTTGTCCGCTGTCAAAAGGAATTGCTTGACCCTTATCGGACTCAAGATCGCTGTAAACAGGTTCCGAGGCATCTGTTCTTACGCTAAGCACATGCTCATATGGGGTGCTGTTTATTTTCCAATGCGATCTTATTATATACGATCGCTTGCCTGGTCGAATTTCACCCGTGGAAAACGTCCTATTCCAGCCTTCAAGAGGGGTCCGACTGAGAGGACCAGATTGGCTGGCGTATTTATTGCCGGGAATCATTTGGCAAAGTGCATTGGCAAGAATTGTCATCAGAGAAGACTTGCTGCTGCCATTAGGGCCGACAAAGCAAATTTGCCTGATATTCTCCTCGATATCTAGCTCGATTGCTTCTATTCGGCGAAAATCTTGAACGCCGATTTTATTTAATCGTATGTCGCCAACATTTGACTCTGACATGGCAAGACACTCGGATATTTAGTACAGCGAAATCTTGTTGCTACCGGCTC
The Fimbriiglobus ruber genome window above contains:
- a CDS encoding serine/threonine protein kinase is translated as MLESGQSGEPESQSRGVQAACPVLASLLELIDGGMSEHDLEIVAAHLETCETCETVVRELAVRSGGPPAGDELDFSARPTRGASAAYSLMEREAKALAAATTVQRREPQVGPKRSALLESEVGLVIGPYEVVDLLGRGGMGVVYRAVHKHLKRVVALKTIARGRAVGDDAVARFRAEGEAVARLEHPNIVHIHDFDECDGTPYFSMELVVGETLARKLKRGPMGFREAAELVRTLALAIDYAHGRRIVHRDLKPSNVLIAADGTPKVSDFGVAKFLDEDRAELTRTDMVVGTPAYMAPEQTTGKGGEIGPRTDVYALGAILYEALTGKPVFQGDNHARVLDLVRTGQVVAPTVLRKEVPANLEAICLKCLEKLPANRYFNSKLLAEDLTRWLGNEKPLGPPGRVRRFGRGVRRRGRAILAVATGAILAAGWSVAWYVAAPPPPRTDPPEVLREIEAKLDRGEEVELIGATGMPKWYRWRKGEANSKLSLGKNQCFEVNTLTTGMIELLPDSRTETYSVTADLQHTFGQQQSQIGIYFSDHTYPGGESPLHFHMQLQFNDWSTNKDSPKYISKEGVAAVASKNTAHLKPQFGSDPGRDPPVEMTFGGVIGAEFKPSNGSKWRRLVITADRTGVRVDWDGDKLAMTEAGINSTVGREFAKIIKSRMKSDAFVQQADPEYKPRGGLGLNIRRSTINIKNLIIRPLKPVN
- a CDS encoding DUF1559 domain-containing protein; amino-acid sequence: MKRRAFSLIELLVVIAIIAILIGLLLSAVQKVRAAAARAKCMNNLKQMALGCHGYHDANSKFPPGAVSTIQASVQVYLLPHVEQQAKYDQFMSPTPTAPNYILSSATYYSARMGDISIYLCPADPSQGIYTDQAGYAPNPPGASGRNNYFANAGTHGWIREMQVAFVKPVANRGMFAWDVYVRFEDVVDGTSNTAFFSETLRASDPSHDTRDLLVLAPPLWGSTPSTNPGTNPYNLIPPSQCSGTATSGNNYTGLRYYDGSNPGGFAYTHTVPPNNTSRDCMLQAPSDQFHLAARSAHTGGVNVVLVDGSCRFVSNSIDFPIWQAIGTRFGGEPLSLN
- a CDS encoding TIGR03960 family B12-binding radical SAM protein translates to MLNTALRDAVMRVLPRVTTPAQYAGGELNSVAKDHRQVRGKLCLCFPDAYTIGMSHHGLQVLYTIMNNDPQWACERAFTPWLDFERELRGNALPLYGLESFTPLREFDVVGFSLQYEVGYTNVLTMLDLGGIPHYSTDRRVTDPLVIAGGPGAQNPELLAPFVDLFVIGDGEQSLPWVMNQWVTLKERALRDGDVSFRRRQEMLAEIAGTAPWVYVPMFYEHEYHADGTIAAVNRTRADVPAEIASCTIDCDLGAIPLPTRPVVPFVQTPHDRIAIEIMRGCPHQCRFCQSTVIKRPLRLRSVEEIVRGALESYRNTGTNEISLLSLSTSDYPHFEELVKRMHETFMPLGVNVSLPSLRINHQLRSLPSLMKGVRKGGLTLAPEVARDDMREQIRKKIKNEDLYVGCREAFKNGWQKVKLYFLCGLPGERTVDLDGIIEMAETIAQISKEATGRYQEVVASVSNFVPKPHTPYQWNGMQTREYFRWAGDYLHRQKTQRSVKVKQHDIETSLLEGILTRGDRRVAAGLYEAWRRGARMDGWKECFRPELWWQSFRDLGIDLDFYTHRQRPVGERLPWDHVNVKKGRAYLEKEQSRSVIQLQVMADAVGGTGCGG
- a CDS encoding AAA family ATPase, producing MEQFIYAMQLERTSERKLSIQCADIITRVLFELTGEETPLTVIPWPFVRAGPVFNPRMSALSSGELDVMVTVMLITAQAMAIALRQDKENLDARGIVFIDEIDAHLHPQWQQKILPLIVSLFPNITLVFSTHSPFVLRSLPRATSRVIRFPDGEVFSTNFEAWQIDDILTAVFEVPSHWSKGIGGKLETLTALLKTKDRHQDAINIYRELSSLGSVGLQAECKRLIGLYGDDEIVDAISGLQ
- a CDS encoding ATP-binding protein, producing the protein MSESNVGDIRLNKIGVQDFRRIEAIELDIEENIRQICFVGPNGSSKSSLMTILANALCQMIPGNKYASQSGPLSRTPLEGWNRTFSTGEIRPGKRSYIIRSHWKINSTPYEHVLSVRTDASEPVYSDLESDKGQAIPFDSGQVFRNSWLKNFNPYNDYLSDSVFLFRPADRYEKAVTTKIVE